The sequence CAGGAGTTGTTATATTTCCTTTTGTCCAATATTGATAAGGCGTTCCGGTGCTTAGAAAAATATTTTTTCGAGTAATTAGAATTTGATTTTTATGTTCAGATGAAATAAAAAAAGTATCACGCGTAGCAGTATTGATGAGGTAAGTGCCGCCTCTGGCAAGGGCTACAAAGTCGTGCTGTTTTTGTGCTAATAATTTATAGGGATTGTATTTTGGAAGAATCATTTTCACAACACTTGCTGTGCCAAGAAATAAAAATAAAATGACAAGATATTTGTACAACGGGAATTTATTTTTACTCAGCGAAATCCAGCAATTGACGAGTAATGCAGGTATAACTGCAAGTAAAATATAAGGCTTCAACAAAAGAAGATAAAAACTGCAAAATAAAATCCAGCCAATTATTTTTAACGATTTATTTCCGGAAAGAAACTCTTGAAAATAGTAAATAAACATTCCGAAAGCGAACAATATCAATCCTTCTTTCAAAACGCCAGAGCCCCAAAATAAAACGGAAGGAATTAGAAATACAGCAAAAAATAATTCTCTTTTTTTATCTTTTAAATAAGCAACGAATGTTTTATAGATTGCCGTTAATCCTGTTAAAGAGAGGAAACAAATAAAAACAGTATGCACTTGAAAATAGCCAAATGAGAATAAAGAAACGAATGCGTTAAATCGAATAATAACACGATTATCATTGTATAAATGATAATTAAATCCTTTGTACCAGTTCGCCATTTCGTTGTAATAAATTTCTAAATGTGGCGCATCGGAATGGAATCCGGTAAGCATTTGAAAATAATCCAAGGGATGATTTTTGAGGGCTGAAAATAGAATTCTGCCATCGTCGTAATAGCGGTATGTATCGCTGGAAGAGCGATCTTTGTAATAATAAGTATAAATTAACGCAAGCGCAACGCCAAAAATTATTTTCAAAATAAATACGGTAGAAATAGCTTTTTTCGATAAGCCATTTATCGAAAAAAAATCCATTTTATGGATGAGAAAAATAAAAATTGCAGTATATAAAACACACACTAAAAATTCCATCGTAGAAAATAAATAATGAGAATATGTGATTTTTTAATCGTCTGAAAGTTGCTGAAATGCTTCATTTAATTCTGAAAATGTTTTTTGATTTTTTTGAATTTTCGCTACTTCCATTCCTCTTTTGTAAATCAGAATTGCTTTTTCTGGCTCTTGGTTTTGTTCGTAAAAATGCCCTAATTGAAAATAGGTTGCTAAATAATTAGGTTTTTTTTTTAATAAATTCACCAGTATTTTTAGGGCTTCTGAAAAATTATTTTTTGAAAGCTCTAAAGCGAATGCGTAATTTAAAAAGTCATCTTCCGGATTTTCGGATAACATTTTTTTTAACGATTCAATCCGAGTTTCCATGAAATTATTTTTTTAATTCGCTGCTTTAAATTGATTTAAAAAACGAATATCATTTTCAAAAAATAAACGCAAATCTTTTACTTGATATTTCAACATAGTAATGCGTTCAATGCCCATTCCGAATGCATATCCTGAATATTTTTTGCTGTCTATTTTACAATTTTCCAACACGGCAGGATCTACCATTCCGCAACCTAAAATTTCCACCCAACCACTGTATTTACAAATATTACAACCTTTTCCTTTACAGATATTACATGAGATATCCATCTCTGCGCTTGGCTCTGTGAAAGGAAAATAAGATGGTCGTAAACGAATTTTTGTATCCTCGCCAAACATCTCTTTTGCGAAATACAAAAGCGTTTGTTTCAAATCTGCGAAGGAAACATTTTCGTCAATATACAAACCTTCTACTTGATGAAACTGGCAATGCGCACGGGCGGAAATGGCTTCGTTGCGAAAAACTCTTCCTGGAGAAATGGTCCGAATGGGTGGTTTTGTATGTTCCATAACGCGTACTTGAACAGAAGAAGTATGTGTGCGTAAAGCCCATTCTTGCTCGTTTTTAGCGGTTCCTTTTTTTATAAAAAAAGTATCTTGCATATCGCGTGCAGGATGATCTTCTGGAAAATTTAGTGCCGAAAAATTATGCCAATCGTCTTCTATTTCCGGACCTTCGGAAATCACAAAACCAATGCGAGAAAAAATAGAAATTATTTTTGCGCGAACAATGGAAAGTGGATGACGTGCGCCCAAAGCAAGTTCTTCGCCAGGCATTGTTAAATCGGCAGCAGGAGCATTTTGAGAATTATTTATTTCTTCTAATTCGGCTTTTAGAAAATTAATTTTTTCTTGTGCTTTATTTTTAAGTTCGTTCAAACTTTTTCCGAATTCCTTTCGTAGCGAAGGATCTACGGTTTTAAAATCTTCAAACAATTGTGTAACGCTTCCTTTTTTTCCGAGTAAACGAACTCGAAAATCTTCTACTTCTTGAAGCGCTTTTGGTTGAAATTTTTCAATTTCTGCAAGATTTTGTTTTATTTTTTCTTCCACAAAAATTATTTTTTTACGATGGTTATTTTTAAAATACGAATATCTGAACTCGGCCGATCTTTCGCATCCACAGGCGATGCAGCAATTTTATCTACAATGTCCATGCCTTCCACTACTTCTCCGAAAACGGTATAATTTCCATCCAAATGTGGCGCACCGCCAATAGTGGTGTAGGCTTTGCGTTGTTCCAGCGAATATTCAGA comes from Bacteroidia bacterium and encodes:
- a CDS encoding tetratricopeptide repeat protein, encoding METRIESLKKMLSENPEDDFLNYAFALELSKNNFSEALKILVNLLKKKPNYLATYFQLGHFYEQNQEPEKAILIYKRGMEVAKIQKNQKTFSELNEAFQQLSDD
- the pheS gene encoding phenylalanine--tRNA ligase subunit alpha, with amino-acid sequence MEEKIKQNLAEIEKFQPKALQEVEDFRVRLLGKKGSVTQLFEDFKTVDPSLRKEFGKSLNELKNKAQEKINFLKAELEEINNSQNAPAADLTMPGEELALGARHPLSIVRAKIISIFSRIGFVISEGPEIEDDWHNFSALNFPEDHPARDMQDTFFIKKGTAKNEQEWALRTHTSSVQVRVMEHTKPPIRTISPGRVFRNEAISARAHCQFHQVEGLYIDENVSFADLKQTLLYFAKEMFGEDTKIRLRPSYFPFTEPSAEMDISCNICKGKGCNICKYSGWVEILGCGMVDPAVLENCKIDSKKYSGYAFGMGIERITMLKYQVKDLRLFFENDIRFLNQFKAAN